A section of the Chloroflexota bacterium genome encodes:
- a CDS encoding DUF3224 domain-containing protein, protein MRTKILLGLVAVVLVVSGLLLAACLVPAGRTISGPVEQISKAALPNIADRSVDFSTPPDGVVDYQILTRHLVSQYTGVMKGYGTVLLTGTDDLNTKMTRAFAQGTFWGTVGDSKPGAMTFFGSLVTDKTNSNLWVINSRYTVVEGSGSGGLEGITGYGVSNLTGPGTGPYVGDANWSFTLPTP, encoded by the coding sequence ATGCGTACAAAGATTCTTCTTGGTCTTGTTGCGGTTGTTCTGGTTGTCTCTGGCCTCTTGCTCGCGGCCTGCTTGGTGCCTGCAGGCAGGACCATAAGCGGTCCAGTAGAGCAAATAAGCAAGGCGGCGTTGCCCAACATAGCTGACCGTTCCGTAGATTTCAGTACCCCGCCTGATGGTGTGGTTGACTATCAAATCCTGACTCGACATCTTGTATCGCAATACACAGGCGTCATGAAAGGATACGGGACCGTCCTGCTGACGGGCACGGACGACCTGAACACCAAAATGACAAGGGCATTTGCCCAAGGAACCTTCTGGGGCACGGTGGGCGACTCGAAACCAGGAGCCATGACATTCTTTGGCAGTCTAGTGACCGACAAGACAAACTCGAATCTCTGGGTGATCAACTCCAGGTATACGGTGGTGGAAGGCAGCGGTAGCGGTGGCCTCGAGGGCATAACCGGTTACGGAGTCTCCAATCTCACGGGTCCTGGGACCGGCCCCTATGTAGGTGACGCCAACTGGTCGTTCACCCTCCCCACCCCTTGA
- a CDS encoding site-specific integrase, with the protein MPGRASTVKARCPIPEPKAYLDPEEVEKLIAAACTLRDRLLIRVLSRLGCRISEALALKVEDINFVQGTVIIEHLKARVRLSCPRCNAGLGRTHAFCPKCGARVEEAQAREQKHRRMRTLPIDKETLNMLRDYVGQGDQATKNGRNLFFGIGRGQAWRVVREAARRAGLPPMVNPATGRALGASPHRLRDAFAVHAVKVDDSGDGLRLLQEHLGHASFNTTARYRKVSGREHREWYRKLCGQLPARDAPDSGEG; encoded by the coding sequence ATGCCCGGGAGGGCATCCACCGTGAAGGCTAGGTGTCCCATCCCGGAACCCAAGGCTTACCTAGACCCGGAAGAGGTTGAAAAACTGATAGCTGCTGCCTGCACTCTCAGGGACCGGCTACTCATCCGCGTCCTTTCACGTCTCGGGTGCCGTATCTCGGAGGCCCTTGCCCTCAAGGTGGAAGATATCAACTTTGTCCAGGGTACCGTCATCATAGAGCACCTCAAGGCCCGAGTAAGGCTTTCCTGCCCCCGATGTAACGCCGGGCTGGGGAGAACCCACGCTTTCTGCCCTAAGTGTGGTGCCAGGGTGGAAGAGGCCCAGGCAAGAGAACAGAAGCACCGCAGAATGAGGACCCTCCCCATCGACAAGGAGACCCTGAACATGCTCCGGGACTATGTCGGGCAGGGCGATCAGGCAACCAAGAACGGGAGGAACCTATTTTTCGGGATAGGTCGCGGCCAGGCGTGGCGGGTCGTGAGGGAGGCTGCCCGTAGGGCGGGACTGCCTCCCATGGTGAACCCGGCGACGGGCAGGGCTCTTGGCGCGAGCCCCCACCGCCTCAGGGACGCCTTTGCCGTCCACGCAGTGAAGGTGGATGATTCTGGCGACGGGCTGAGGCTTCTGCAAGAGCACTTGGGGCACGCATCCTTCAACACCACCGCCAGGTACCGCAAAGTCAGCGGGCGTGAGCATCGGGAGTGGTATCGGAAGCTGTGTGGTCAGCTTCCGGCTCGTGATGCCCCCGACAGCGGTGAAGGATGA
- a CDS encoding recombinase family protein: MEVALYARVSSEKQDTDLSISAQLRALREYAAKNGHRVAREFVDEAETGRTTARPSFREMIFLARRPDKPFEQILVWKYSRFARSREDSILYKAMLKKAGVTVISINEPFDDTPTGRLLEGIIESLDEFYSDNLGEEVTRGMRESAGRGFYLSSRPPYGYRKVRVLDGNRERTRLEPDPNQVAVVKGMFEAVCDGKGLTDMVRDLNARRIPGPTGKGWSKTGVYGILTNEICTGVFVWGKNSKRGLPPVRTENVCAALIERATFTEVQSLMKERAPIHQHPKRVASPFLFSGLAKCGYCGKALVGRYAKSGKFAYYACGTLDKKGAGSCPAHYVNANQFEALVIDRIKKRILTRENLEELVRLVNEETDLQMKSLRDELDLISGASTDVDHRLERLYDAIESGKVTVDDLVIRIRELRSRQAQLQARRITIENQMSDRKVDLADLKSITGSLSDLYVLLSEGTLAERRTFIRSFVKEVQVMGNKAVMNYTMPVLPENLIIQKEGVLPTVQYSGRYRT, from the coding sequence ATGGAAGTCGCGCTTTATGCCCGGGTATCGTCGGAGAAACAGGACACAGACCTGTCTATATCTGCCCAATTGAGGGCATTGAGAGAGTACGCCGCGAAAAATGGCCACCGGGTAGCGAGGGAATTTGTCGATGAGGCCGAGACTGGCAGAACGACAGCCCGCCCGTCGTTTCGGGAGATGATTTTCCTGGCCCGGCGCCCGGATAAGCCGTTTGAGCAGATATTGGTCTGGAAGTACTCGCGATTCGCTCGCAGCCGTGAGGACTCTATCCTCTACAAAGCAATGCTCAAGAAGGCCGGAGTAACGGTCATCTCGATCAACGAACCGTTTGATGACACGCCGACCGGCCGGCTGCTGGAGGGCATCATTGAGAGTCTGGACGAATTCTACTCCGATAACCTGGGGGAAGAAGTCACCAGGGGGATGAGAGAGAGCGCGGGCAGAGGCTTCTATCTATCAAGCCGACCGCCTTACGGCTACCGAAAAGTACGAGTACTGGACGGGAACAGAGAGCGGACCAGACTCGAGCCTGACCCCAATCAAGTCGCGGTGGTGAAAGGCATGTTCGAAGCAGTATGCGATGGCAAGGGACTGACGGATATGGTACGGGATCTAAATGCAAGGAGAATTCCCGGTCCAACCGGGAAGGGGTGGAGCAAAACGGGGGTGTACGGCATACTGACCAACGAGATATGCACCGGCGTGTTTGTCTGGGGAAAGAACAGCAAACGTGGACTACCGCCGGTCCGTACCGAGAATGTCTGCGCTGCGCTGATAGAGAGGGCCACGTTCACCGAAGTGCAGAGCCTCATGAAAGAAAGGGCTCCGATCCATCAACACCCGAAGAGAGTGGCAAGTCCATTTCTCTTCAGCGGGCTGGCGAAGTGCGGCTACTGCGGGAAAGCCCTGGTTGGCAGGTATGCCAAGAGCGGCAAGTTTGCCTACTATGCCTGCGGCACCCTGGACAAGAAAGGGGCTGGGTCATGTCCGGCACACTACGTGAATGCGAACCAGTTCGAAGCGTTGGTTATTGACCGGATCAAGAAGCGAATCCTCACCAGGGAGAATCTCGAGGAACTGGTACGCCTGGTCAACGAAGAGACGGACCTTCAAATGAAGTCGTTGCGGGACGAATTAGACCTGATATCGGGAGCGTCTACCGATGTCGATCATCGCTTGGAACGGTTATATGATGCTATCGAATCAGGCAAAGTGACCGTGGACGACCTCGTGATCAGGATTCGTGAGCTAAGGAGCCGTCAGGCGCAGCTACAGGCGAGGAGAATCACAATTGAAAACCAGATGTCCGACAGGAAGGTGGACCTTGCCGACCTGAAAAGTATAACGGGCTCTCTTAGCGACCTGTATGTGTTACTCAGTGAAGGCACACTGGCTGAACGAAGGACCTTCATCCGGAGTTTTGTGAAGGAGGTCCAGGTGATGGGCAACAAGGCGGTAATGAACTATACGATGCCGGTGTTGCCGGAAAACCTAATCATTCAAAAAGAGGGAGTTCTACCTACCGTACAGTACAGTGGGCGGTATAGGACTTGA